A genomic stretch from Thermoleophilia bacterium includes:
- a CDS encoding ATP phosphoribosyltransferase regulatory subunit codes for MIHPIPPGTRDVLPDEMRELRRLHTALLDVFESFEYSEVRTPTIEYADVVERGDDVAPAYRFLDDRGELLALRTDMTIPIARLVATRFGEVEPPYRLSYIANAYKAITPQRAQLREFGQAGIELIGVNGAEGVAEVVEVLTKSLDAVGLESAVIGLGEADLWRCLLSDFSADPELVASTSARLASHDIVGLELELEAANELSADQTACLMKLIQLRGGPEVIGRARGMGGPAFEASLDSLQGTCDAITGRGGADRVQVDLGLLRDLGYYSGSILEVYDPSVGEVIGGGGRYDGLMNKFGVDLPAAGFTLYLELIHKAQLEQDRADA; via the coding sequence ATGATCCACCCGATCCCCCCAGGCACCCGGGACGTGCTTCCCGACGAGATGCGCGAACTGCGCCGGCTGCACACGGCGCTGCTCGACGTCTTCGAGAGCTTCGAATACAGCGAGGTCCGTACCCCGACCATCGAGTACGCCGACGTGGTCGAACGCGGTGACGACGTCGCGCCGGCCTACCGCTTCCTCGACGATCGAGGTGAGCTGCTGGCACTGCGCACCGACATGACGATCCCGATCGCAAGGCTGGTCGCGACCCGCTTCGGCGAAGTCGAGCCCCCTTATCGCCTGAGTTACATCGCCAACGCATACAAGGCGATCACTCCGCAACGTGCCCAGTTGCGTGAGTTCGGTCAGGCCGGCATCGAGCTGATCGGCGTGAACGGTGCCGAAGGGGTGGCCGAGGTAGTCGAGGTGCTGACCAAGTCGCTGGACGCGGTCGGCTTAGAAAGCGCGGTGATCGGGCTCGGCGAGGCTGATCTCTGGCGTTGCCTGCTTTCCGACTTCTCGGCCGACCCGGAGCTGGTGGCGAGCACCTCCGCCCGGCTGGCCTCGCACGACATCGTCGGTCTCGAGCTCGAGCTCGAAGCGGCCAATGAATTGAGCGCCGACCAGACCGCCTGCCTGATGAAGCTGATCCAGCTGCGTGGCGGCCCGGAAGTGATCGGCCGGGCCCGGGGCATGGGTGGCCCGGCCTTCGAAGCCAGCCTCGACAGCCTTCAGGGGACCTGCGACGCGATCACCGGGCGCGGTGGAGCCGACCGGGTACAGGTCGACCTGGGTCTGCTGCGCGACCTCGGCTATTACAGCGGCTCGATCCTCGAGGTCTACGACCCTTCGGTCGGCGAGGTGATCGGCGGTGGCGGCCGTTACGACGGCCTGATGAACAAGTTCGGGGTCGATCTGCCGGCGGCCGGGTTCACGCTTTACCTCGAGCTGATCCACAAGGCGCAGCTGGAACAGGACCGCGCCGATGCTTGA